The Sabethes cyaneus chromosome 3, idSabCyanKW18_F2, whole genome shotgun sequence DNA window GCTCGGAGGTCGGTTCCTCTCTGGAGCCACCAAAATTACACCGCTAAGGGTAAAGCAATGAGCGCAATCAAACCTACTTCTTTGAAAGGATGCACCCTTGAAATATTTTCGTTAAACCTTCAAACCAAGGTCCTTCTCTTATTCGGAAGGCTTAATAGCCTCAAGCTGCTCAGTGGGTGGGGAGGGAAATATATGCTGTAAATCGGGTGTGCGTCACGGCTAGGTCTATACACAAACAGTATCTCGATCGGAGACAGGAACCACAGGAAATGGATCAATAGCAGGGATAATTACCAAATAAGAAACGGCTGCCAGTTCACGGGTTTCTATAGACTCGGTGAGCAGATAGTTGAAACAACACACTAGAGAAAACCAACGGCGAAGGATGACAACTCGACTTGTACGATGGATGTAAAATTAGAGGATAGTGTCGCTTTGGGCAAAAACTCGTTACGTACGATACAATGTTTTATTTTCCCTATCCCTACAGTACTTACTACACTAGGATTTCTACTTGCTGGTGTGTTTCTAGGTCTCGGGTGTTCTCTCTCACTATATAACGGTCGAACCAATATCGTATGTAGGTTCACCGCACTCGGCAAAGGAACAGCCGGGATAGCCGGGCTGGCCAGGCAACCGTGGGTAGTTGGTGGTTACACTGCAGCGCTGGGGCCCGCACAGCGCTCGGCAAGGGCAGGGCCGGTGTAGCGGTCGGGGCCGACAGCCGATAATTCGTGGCTACGCTGGATAGGCGGAAGGTCCGCTGCTTCTACGAAGCTTTTGTTGGTTTAATGCGTCTTTCCGAAAGGTCACACCGGAAGCGGCGGGCGCCGGGATCTGAGAAGTAATGTCCAAAACAAAAGGCCCGTCGAGGACCTGTTCGAGAGCCATTAACCAACTTATCACACCATCTTCACCCTAGATCTACACTCTTGACACCAGcttatttaattaaaattgctaaaactaattttacctttttgttttttgttaaattattcacacactattttcactatttttatTTGTCTGTGGTCTTTGGTTTGGTAGGTTGTTGTTCTTATTGTATGAACGTCTCTGTTTGTTCACCTTTTTTGTTTGGCACTATAATTACATGTAACATTATAATAGGCTTTCTTTTACTTTACACAATACTCTTTTATCAATTAACAATTACTTACTACTTTTCCTCACAATTAAACGACAATACACTTATTTTACATCATATAAATTAAAActctttaaataaattaaattaacgcGCACCTCTATTCcgttgcgttttcccaacaaaGTGAGTTTGATTACCGGGTCTGAGCCCTTTTAAAACCTTGCTCTGTTAAAAATCGGAATCCCTTCCAGTTTTCCGATTTTTACCGAACTTTTGTCCTGGCAACAATTATCCTGGTCGACACCCTGTGGCATTGAATTCCTTGATCGCATGTTTCAGGGTATCTGTGGGCGATCATGTATCTGTGGCTCCTCCGTCCCAGACGCTAGGCGTCAGACGTGGAGGAATACCACCGATGCATCTGAGATCACCGTGTTTGTGTTAGAGAAGGCCTTCCCCCCAGTGAGGGGCCCCTCCGTCCCAGGCGCTGAGCGTCAGACGTGGAGGGATACCACTCACTCAGTTGACAGCTCAACCCTTTTACTAACCGTCTCTCAAGCAAGCTGTCCTCCCCCCTTGACCGACCCCTCCGTCCCAGTCGGAatgcgacagacttggagggCTATCACTCACTGAGTAGACAGCTTGCTCAGCTCCGTTTTGCTATGCCAGAGAGAGCATTCCCATGTGTGTATGATCCCTCCGCCTAGCCGCAAAGCGACAGACTTGGAGGGCTATCACACACTCAGTAGAATGCTAACTCAGGTCAGTGTGGATATGATAGAGACAGCTTTCCCGCTTGTGGGATCCCTCCGTCCAGACGCAGGACGACAGACGTGGAGGGCTATCACACACTCAGTAGACAGCTGACTCAGGGACGGACTTGGGGAATTTGGATTGGGAATTTTGAGCTGATCGAACAGGCAAATTAAATTGGCGAAGCTAATTCATACATTGTAACCGATGGTTACAGGCTTAGTAAGAAAGTGGAGAATAATCAAAAGGATCGTTCGGATGAGAAGCTTTACTGCTGGTCTGAGTTTGCACTAGTTTATTTTTTCGTAAAATAACTATTGGACTATTTTTGGGGAAGCACAACTGACTTTTTAGATCAACGCCACACATATTGGCACTTCCGGTGTCGTTGAGACAGTAAAAGCCGaaagatatttgaaaatatataccTAAAAAATCTTTATTCTTAGAACCAATCATCAACTTTGTAAGATGCGATCTACGCCCTTGCCCACGGCTTGCTGCACGCTGTCGTACCCGTCCGCTTTCAGTAGCTCCTCAAGTTCCTGTTTGACTCGTATCACAATCGGTGGTCCATGGTAAATAAACGCCGTATATAGTTGAACCGCGCTGGCACCGGCCAGAATTTTATTGTACGCATCGCGACCGCTGAAAATCCCTCCAACGCCgatgatgggaatctttccctCGGTCCATTTGTACACCTTGGCCACCAGTTGGGTAGATCTTTGGAACAATGGCTGCCCACTCAAGCCGCCCAGCTGGCCGGCATTGATGCTCTTCAGACTAGATGGCCTTTCGATGGTTGTATTCGATACGATTAGCCCGTCGACGGCACATGCTTTGCTGCATACAACTGTGACTATCTCCTGGATGTCTTCGTCGGACAAGTCCGGTGCCAGTTTCACCATAATAGGTCGTTGTTCTGCCAGCGGCAGGGAACTCCGTGCCTTCAGGACTTCACTCAACAATACGAAAAGCGTACTTTTGTTTTGCATAGTCCTCAAACCGGGCGTATTCGGGCTACTTATATTGATAACGAGATAATCAGCTAAGCCACTAAATCGTTTCACTCCTTTCACGTAATCGCGGATCGCATCCTttgaaagtttattctttcctAAATTAATTCCTAAAGCAACATCTTCGCCACACTTTTGACGAGCTTCTTTCAGCCGCTCGTAAACCACTTTGTGGCCCTCACTATTAAATCCGTATctggaaaaaaaaaattggtgaTATGAAACAATATAATGGTAACAGAACACGTTCAGTCTCCACACATACCTATTGACAATCGCCTTATCCTCTTTCAGACGAAACACTCGCGGTCCCGGGTTTCCCGGCTGCGGCTGGGGCGTAACCGATCCGACCTCCACAAAGCCGAACCCAAGCAAATGCAGTCCACAGACCGCTTCGCCCTGTTTGTCAAACCCGGCAGCGATACCGACCGGATTGCGCAGAACCATATTCATCAGCTGGGTGCGCAGAACGCCGGGATCTTGATATCCGGGTCGAATCAATCCCAGCTTCAGGCCGAACACCGCCAGATGATGAGCAGTTTCCGGCGGAGCGAGCCGaacgatcggcatgaaaatgttttcgtagaaCCTTTCATTTCCCTTGTACAGGCAGGTGATGCTAAAGGTTGCTGCTCCGAGCGCTGTTACCTTCAATAGAGAGCGAACTGGATTCATGATTGAGCAGTGTGATTGAGCTGGCTGTGGAGAATAATCAAAAGGATCGTTCGGATGAGAAGCTTTACTGCTGGTCTGATTTTGCACTAGTTTATTTTTTCGTAAAGCTGATCTATTTATACGTAGTTAGGTAAATTCAATTATTCTAAATCCTTATGGCTAATTGGAGTGAAAGTGATAACTTTGGTTTTTCCTATCTTTCGATACAAATTCAAATCATTTGATCCAGGTgtggtgaaagagatagagaagtGGGAAATTATTTACCGACTGATTCCCTGAACTGTACCTGGTTGGTtggtatttccattttcgtgcATTCATTGTTAAAGGGCGTAGACAATTTTACCTAATGAATAATACGACATTATTTACTCTGCCTGTTCCTTCCGCTAGTCAAAACAAAGGTTACTTTCTCCCGGCTTATCTTTGACGCTACCTGGGGCGGGGGTAAAGTGTGTTCGGACCGTTCGGACCCTGCCTGATAAACATGGTAAGTGCATATACACGTGGTACACTGTAACTACCTATGCAGCCTAATCACCAAAGGGGTCTTGCTCAGATACCTGGTTTTGGATTATGGTTTGTTTTGTTGATCCTTTCTTCTAATCTTTCTACAATTCGTACAAGCAGGTACTGAAAATACACGATTTATGAACCTACTTTTCAAAACCTTCTTTAGttacagaaaataaaatgaatttggGATTTGATTAAATAATCTAATAAACGTTTAATTAGATGCGTCCGttacaacaggctttgtcttaggacggcaagtcaGTTAAGTAAGTTagtatttcaattaaactttttatacgactcacgaatgttcaattgctggggccccacgattcatgaaatcatttaagtagagcttttggggtccaagctccgaaaatattaccagcttcaattctaagtatttaaaagtagagttagtatttcatccgcagttatttgagtacttataaatattgaactgtcagcttaagctccatacttatgtcgaatttgtttattcaatccgggttgacactgaatgaattttatctgtcagataggagcaaatgaatacaaaaagttcatccagttccaatccggattgaataaacaaattcgacattagtttacttcagtgacgacagtccgttatcgatcctgcgccgaatgagttatggtcctccagtactcaatcctgggctacatttcttcaaacccctcgaacaccaactgaacgtgcatcatcctcgatagcgcacatctatcagtgcgatgtctactccgaagtctacggcctcttcttgattctctgcttaaaataattttggctactctttcgttgaGCATTCTCGACGCATATTTGCATTCAGCTttacagcatatttgcattcttaatacagctcatGGTTCAGGCGTCTGTGtaacactccattttggattctgcaaaattttacgctaaaaccccaagcattcgtcgatcagcttcttttagcgtccatgattcttgTACGTAAAAAGCCACcgaaaggattagtgttctctagagcgtcagttttatgcgaatttgcaagcaaaatatattcagttcctcttcggcacTGTTATGTATAAGAAAAAGGCTCAGTAATAGCTAAGCCCATATCAGAGATGCAACAGCAGATTCAAATACTGCAACGAACACATGCAAATGAGTTTCTAATAAATACGGCTGAGCTGGCCTCAGAATCCGATGTTTAAGTTGATTGAACTTTAAGTACGGTCGTTAACCTGTTGATCCGAAATCTCCCTCAGTACAGTGTTCCGCGAGTGATAAGATataaaaattggcgacgagcgaGAAAAGTTTCCGGTACGCGTTTAAATTCAAATGGTgcaaatagtgaaatttatgtAATGCAAAGGCATTTTGAAGATTTCGGTGATTTTTATAAATTGTACGGCAAAGGTCGGTATAAGTGCTTTTAGTAGTGGAAATTTGTTAGAAAACTGACGAAAATTTGTGTGCAAAGGTGCTAAATTTTCTGAGATTTATAGCGTCGCTGAGGGGGAAAATATCTGTGAAAGGCAAAGGTctactatttgaaaaattggcgGAAATAGTGCGCGGCTTGTGAGAGGCAAAGGCTTCCCGttaggaattttgaattgttgtaTTGAGCGGAATACGGAATACGTGATACGGAATAAATTGTAAGGAAGAAAGTGAAGCAAAAGGTATATTTAAAGTGTTTTTTTTAAAAAGGCAATTTTTCgtttaaagaaagttttatattcggtGCTCCAACGGgagaatagttttttttttgctaattcAACAATACATACATCGCCTATATTGCTCGAAGCGTATTGAGCTTAGCTTCGAATTGTGTGCAgctttagattttttttgctgaagtTTGAAGTGGTGTGCAGCTTACCTACCAGTTTACCGCATCGACGCGTGAGAGGATTTGGTTTAGCAGCGTCCACTTATCGTGCGTTACTTATCGTTACGCATCCATAGCGTTCATCTGGTCATCAGCGGCAGAGAGCGCGTGAAGAGATTTTGTTCTGAGTGGTATAGTATACATCAGCTTCGGTAAGCGACTTCTACATTTGCttttattagggtgaccgtat harbors:
- the LOC128744242 gene encoding dihydroorotate dehydrogenase (quinone), mitochondrial-like, which encodes MEIPTNQPAQSHCSIMNPVRSLLKVTALGAATFSITCLYKGNERFYENIFMPIVRLAPPETAHHLAVFGLKLGLIRPGYQDPGVLRTQLMNMVLRNPVGIAAGFDKQGEAVCGLHLLGFGFVEVGSVTPQPQPGNPGPRVFRLKEDKAIVNRYGFNSEGHKVVYERLKEARQKCGEDVALGINLGKNKLSKDAIRDYVKGVKRFSGLADYLVINISSPNTPGLRTMQNKSTLFVLLSEVLKARSSLPLAEQRPIMVKLAPDLSDEDIQEIVTVVCSKACAVDGLIVSNTTIERPSSLKSINAGQLGGLSGQPLFQRSTQLVAKVYKWTEGKIPIIGVGGIFSGRDAYNKILAGASAVQLYTAFIYHGPPIVIRVKQELEELLKADGYDSVQQAVGKGVDRILQS